From the Streptococcus sp. 29887 genome, one window contains:
- a CDS encoding pneumococcal-type histidine triad protein yields MKKKALVGSVAALVLGMSVCSYQLGRYQATEEQKNRVSYIEDSQKEQSLVAEQLTPEQVSAKENIDAEQIVVKITDQGYVTSHGDHFHYYNGKVPFDAIFSEELVMKDPNYVLQDSHIINEVQDGYVIKVDGKYYLYLKDVKQQKNVRSKEEVERQKGITSADSKRQATGSSHSDGPYKTDDGYVFNPTDVIEDTGDGFIVPHGDHFHFIPKKDLSATELKAAQDYWNKKSGNQSGAGSHYGNHTQKVRQETPVSVQGQDLASLLAQLDATPLSQRHVEADGLVFDPRTITKKTATGVVVPHGDHHHFIPYNQMSALEEKITRMIGVGVSVSYASVSEDRPTETAGPVTFPSSSVASPISPVQSSQPTLASHATEPANSSLLSQPSLPVDLVKPSQPREKVHSYMGRPISIYGKGLDGKAYFTSDGYVFSKESITSVDEHGLIASHGDHFHYVGLGELEDFEIRQVEEWVREQTGAPVLSTKPIHNLIIDSPLPSQPTSPLETDKPKENQVFAPSGSIVSAGMESVETEKPTVETSTALEENRPDFDYKLVTGKERLNGKVVYHVQQAGKTYSYSRDELDWMKISFAELTLSEKDKQYIFDIAPLAEGDLQPAMLVTMDKIPMKGANATYDTGTSFVIPHIDHIHVLPYTWLSKEQIATIRYIMQHPDVRPSAWTTAGHGDGEMAEEVPSILNAIPKAERHGLKNWQIVYTAEEVMAARAQGKFATNDGYIFAAEDVLDPASFIFSQAFSVPRATGGSLRSVAKKDLSQEELAAVEALLNKRDAEELAKRVTPLDRRAGLKNWQIIHSAEELATAKAAGKYITKDGYIFDPQDVLDPKTKVSQTAFRIPRADGSGFYRVEKAALNPQTELALAEALLASNAPVVVEPPQPTRPTEAGTQPSVSSIIATPAQRFASEEKTDTSDSQESGQSQETEVETSPSSEMPTDAASETTPAVEEPVKELEAPSELVPPVEPVASSVVSTESIESRVTDSVSE; encoded by the coding sequence ATGAAGAAGAAAGCTCTTGTTGGTTCGGTAGCAGCCCTTGTTTTGGGGATGAGTGTGTGTAGCTACCAGTTGGGTCGTTATCAGGCGACAGAAGAACAAAAAAATCGAGTGTCCTATATTGAAGATAGTCAAAAGGAACAGTCATTGGTTGCGGAGCAATTAACTCCGGAACAGGTTTCGGCAAAGGAAAATATTGATGCTGAGCAGATTGTTGTCAAAATTACTGACCAAGGCTATGTGACATCTCACGGAGATCATTTCCATTATTACAATGGCAAGGTGCCTTTCGATGCAATCTTTAGTGAAGAATTGGTCATGAAGGATCCGAATTATGTCCTTCAAGATAGTCACATTATCAATGAGGTTCAAGATGGCTATGTTATCAAGGTAGATGGGAAATATTACCTTTACTTGAAAGATGTCAAACAGCAGAAAAATGTTCGGAGCAAGGAAGAGGTTGAACGACAGAAAGGGATTACATCGGCTGATAGCAAGCGACAGGCGACAGGTTCTAGCCATTCAGATGGTCCCTACAAGACTGACGATGGTTATGTCTTTAATCCGACAGATGTCATTGAAGATACCGGTGATGGCTTTATTGTTCCCCATGGGGACCATTTCCATTTCATTCCGAAAAAAGATCTTTCAGCAACAGAGTTAAAAGCTGCTCAGGATTACTGGAATAAAAAGTCTGGGAACCAGTCAGGTGCTGGAAGTCATTATGGAAATCACACCCAGAAAGTTCGGCAGGAAACTCCTGTTTCAGTACAGGGTCAAGATTTGGCTAGCTTGTTGGCTCAGCTGGATGCGACACCTTTATCCCAACGTCATGTGGAAGCAGATGGCCTGGTCTTTGATCCACGAACCATAACTAAGAAAACTGCGACAGGTGTTGTTGTTCCCCATGGAGATCACCATCATTTCATCCCTTATAACCAGATGTCAGCCTTGGAAGAGAAGATTACTCGGATGATTGGTGTAGGTGTTTCGGTTTCATATGCATCGGTTTCGGAAGATAGACCGACAGAAACGGCTGGTCCAGTGACGTTTCCTAGTTCGTCAGTGGCTAGTCCAATCAGTCCTGTTCAATCTTCCCAGCCTACTCTTGCATCTCATGCTACTGAACCTGCTAATTCAAGTCTATTAAGCCAACCAAGTCTTCCTGTTGATCTCGTAAAACCTAGTCAACCTAGGGAGAAAGTTCATTCCTATATGGGACGGCCAATTTCTATCTATGGTAAGGGATTGGATGGCAAGGCCTACTTTACAAGTGATGGCTACGTTTTTAGCAAAGAATCCATAACATCAGTTGATGAGCATGGCTTGATTGCTAGTCATGGGGACCATTTCCATTATGTTGGTCTTGGTGAATTGGAAGACTTTGAAATCAGGCAAGTGGAAGAGTGGGTGAGAGAGCAAACAGGTGCTCCGGTATTATCGACAAAACCAATACATAATCTAATTATTGATAGTCCACTACCATCTCAACCGACAAGTCCATTAGAAACGGATAAGCCCAAGGAAAATCAAGTGTTTGCTCCGTCTGGCAGTATAGTTTCAGCAGGAATGGAGTCTGTGGAAACAGAAAAGCCTACGGTTGAAACAAGCACAGCCTTAGAAGAGAATCGTCCAGACTTTGACTATAAATTGGTTACAGGCAAGGAAAGATTGAACGGCAAGGTTGTCTATCATGTGCAGCAAGCAGGTAAGACTTATTCTTATAGCCGTGACGAATTGGATTGGATGAAAATCTCATTTGCAGAATTAACCCTATCAGAAAAAGATAAACAATATATCTTTGACATTGCTCCGTTGGCTGAAGGAGATCTTCAACCTGCCATGTTGGTCACTATGGACAAGATTCCAATGAAGGGAGCTAATGCGACTTACGATACGGGTACTTCCTTTGTCATTCCTCACATAGACCATATCCATGTTCTGCCTTATACTTGGTTGAGCAAGGAACAAATTGCAACCATTCGTTACATCATGCAACATCCGGATGTTCGTCCATCAGCTTGGACAACAGCTGGGCATGGCGATGGAGAAATGGCTGAAGAGGTTCCGTCGATTTTAAATGCTATACCGAAAGCAGAGCGCCATGGCTTGAAAAATTGGCAGATTGTTTATACTGCTGAAGAAGTCATGGCTGCGCGTGCGCAGGGTAAGTTTGCGACCAATGATGGTTATATCTTTGCAGCAGAAGATGTCTTGGATCCAGCCAGCTTTATCTTTAGTCAAGCCTTTAGCGTTCCAAGAGCGACAGGAGGTTCTTTACGCTCAGTAGCTAAAAAAGACCTTTCACAAGAGGAACTAGCAGCTGTAGAAGCTCTTCTTAATAAACGTGATGCGGAAGAATTGGCCAAACGTGTGACGCCGCTTGATAGACGGGCAGGCTTGAAAAACTGGCAAATTATCCATTCGGCAGAGGAATTGGCAACCGCCAAGGCAGCAGGGAAGTACATAACAAAAGACGGCTATATTTTTGACCCGCAAGATGTTTTGGATCCAAAAACCAAGGTATCTCAAACAGCCTTCCGAATTCCTAGAGCGGATGGCTCAGGATTCTACCGTGTGGAAAAAGCGGCCCTCAATCCTCAAACAGAATTAGCACTAGCTGAAGCCTTGCTAGCATCCAATGCACCAGTTGTAGTAGAGCCCCCTCAGCCGACTAGACCTACAGAAGCAGGGACTCAACCAAGCGTTTCGTCTATTATTGCAACGCCAGCCCAACGCTTTGCATCGGAAGAAAAAACAGACACATCTGACAGTCAAGAAAGTGGTCAATCGCAAGAAACCGAGGTTGAAACTAGCCCGTCAAGTGAAATGCCGACGGATGCAGCTTCAGAAACAACCCCAGCTGTAGAAGAGCCAGTCAAGGAGTTAGAGGCACCATCTGAATTAGTTCCTCCAGTTGAACCAGTAGCTTCTTCAGTTGTTTCGACAGAAAGTATAGAAAGCAGGGTAACAGATTCTGTTTCAGAATAA
- a CDS encoding S8 family serine peptidase — MANRNLVNRLLKASSLLTLLTATTYVAVPVLANETNTLPLVTVDNSMAHSVETDLAPVADQGLDLSLTEKEEDVGETQLVSNMVEPASSVVEPVTDQVQTEDVVGAAVLVTENVEPVVTDSESTLDNSATATELSGGEEVLSEESNALINVPTVWEAGNKGEGMVIAIVDSGIDVEHDAYRLTDITKAKYQSEEELVVVKEQAGIHYGQWYSEKIVFAYNYLDTNNEVKESKEATHGGHVAGIAAGNPSQEDSIGQKIVGVAPEAQLMFMRVFSENFGSGTQPFLYIRAIEDAVKLGADVINLSLGSAAGSLIDASVALNQAIEDAKKRGVSVVIAAGNDRVWGDGQDNPWVENPDYGLVASPAAAKDSIAVASFNNTHIVKDVFTIRGMENQPAFNNGKGTYTQPSGLPDFDASQEYDYVFVGIGNPEDFQGKDLNGKVALIQRGAISFDAKIAEAKKNGAVGAVIFNNIDTGNDLSMAVTSREARSIPSIFIPKALGLELADKSGTGTYKLVFDKKKAMMDNPEGNQMSEFTSWGLTADGELKPDVTAPGGAIYSSINDGKYASMNGTSMASPHVAGAVALIKKGLMERYHGLTGQALQDRIKQVLMSTARPHFDATANAYVSPRQQGSGLIDVPAAIATDLYVLGSEGYPSISLGNVQDNFSFDVTLYNTSDKAQTVTYKTHLNTDAVENGTFSLTARELTQVEGQEITVDAHSSKTVTISLDASSYAEELAQLMPNGYYLEGFVRFLNKDDQMDLVSLPFVGFRGKFQDLAVLEKSIYDFSTEEAPFYTENDFSVTGGLAVDEKNFYTALLSGKAEFNHETGEYGVQSPFILGTFEDADGNFLLKKDENGQPILALSPNGDGNRDGIVFRGVFLRNFRNLQATVYAAEDTERKTPLWQGDSISGPKNFYAGRPTNPRAHLIETSAWEGKDKNGQDLPDGKYQYVISYLPETSGAKEQFITYTIELNRVRPAITTGVVDMEAMTFKPRAPIAYGMPIYRERVYYVIHTKDENGQPVEIENPNNIGPTGRPLKEVLTQPRRVYVQPDENGVYQLPTEDILGRPLDISSFFYAVEDQAGNVLSANLSEFAEVPSDHGVVVVQIINDQTDQEYPTAYNYIIRDAEGNQLELLKPAGPTSNIQLLPFGTYTVELHLFDKDEVRLIDGEPLIKTFTVSEENSLVGIDFRVIAVDRSPVLADFGGLVPEGTKVYLVNQSGEELELTRARYAPEVFERLVTHGDYSIRIEVPTGYGVVDAPTTYKVEEAVRNYLNLILTAKGDIENGGKSLTNDVPVLPAFDLSADTDGDGFSNQVELEQGSDYTNASSVPDVTSKGSSVTSPAPSVFDLSADTDSDGFSNQVELEQGSDYANAGSVPDVTSKGSSVTSPVLPTFDLTADTDGDGFSNQVELEQGSDYANAASVPVVTATGEPAFLELPEGHLNLNGSSVTAPALPIFDLSADTDGDGFSNQVELEQGSDYANAGSVPVVTATGEPAYLELPEGHLELTGSSVTAPVLPTFDLTADTDGDGFSNQVELEQGSDYANAGSVPVVTATGEPAYLELPEGHLELTGSSVTTPALLTFDLTADTDGDGFSNQVELKQGSDYADAASRPEKNLTLPEVIKPVPVPSVAGEQGSVKQISSTKTLPATGVVENMSFYLVASLTSLSAFLLFKKREEA, encoded by the coding sequence ATGGCAAATCGCAATTTGGTCAATCGACTATTGAAGGCAAGTAGTTTATTGACTCTTTTGACGGCTACAACTTATGTGGCAGTGCCTGTTTTAGCGAATGAAACCAATACACTTCCGCTTGTAACAGTGGATAACTCAATGGCCCATTCTGTAGAAACAGACCTAGCTCCAGTGGCTGATCAAGGTTTAGATCTGTCATTGACGGAGAAAGAAGAAGATGTCGGCGAAACCCAGTTAGTTTCTAATATGGTTGAACCAGCTTCAAGTGTAGTTGAACCAGTTACTGACCAGGTTCAGACAGAGGATGTGGTTGGGGCTGCTGTTCTTGTTACAGAGAATGTAGAGCCTGTAGTTACTGATTCGGAGTCTACCCTGGATAATTCTGCTACTGCTACCGAGCTTTCTGGAGGCGAGGAAGTGCTTTCAGAGGAGAGCAATGCTCTCATCAATGTTCCTACTGTCTGGGAGGCAGGCAACAAGGGAGAAGGGATGGTCATTGCCATTGTCGATTCTGGTATTGATGTGGAGCACGATGCCTATCGTCTGACAGATATCACAAAGGCCAAGTATCAAAGTGAGGAAGAACTTGTTGTTGTGAAAGAACAGGCGGGTATTCATTACGGTCAATGGTACAGTGAAAAAATCGTCTTTGCTTATAATTATCTAGATACAAATAATGAGGTAAAAGAAAGCAAGGAAGCCACTCACGGTGGTCACGTTGCAGGTATTGCAGCAGGAAACCCTTCTCAGGAAGATAGCATTGGGCAAAAGATTGTGGGTGTAGCACCTGAAGCTCAGCTTATGTTTATGCGTGTCTTTTCAGAGAATTTTGGTAGTGGAACCCAGCCTTTTCTTTATATCCGAGCGATTGAAGACGCTGTCAAGTTGGGTGCTGATGTCATTAACTTGAGTTTGGGTTCGGCAGCAGGTTCTTTGATTGATGCCAGTGTTGCTTTAAACCAAGCTATTGAAGATGCCAAGAAACGTGGAGTGTCCGTTGTTATTGCGGCGGGTAACGACCGTGTTTGGGGAGATGGACAGGATAATCCTTGGGTCGAAAATCCAGATTATGGTCTAGTAGCCTCTCCGGCAGCAGCTAAGGATTCCATTGCGGTGGCTTCTTTCAATAATACCCATATCGTAAAAGATGTCTTTACCATTCGAGGTATGGAAAACCAGCCAGCATTTAACAATGGTAAGGGAACCTACACTCAGCCTAGCGGTCTACCAGACTTTGATGCCAGCCAAGAGTACGATTACGTTTTTGTCGGTATTGGTAATCCTGAAGATTTCCAAGGGAAAGACCTTAATGGCAAAGTCGCTCTGATCCAACGTGGTGCAATTTCGTTTGATGCTAAGATTGCTGAAGCCAAGAAAAATGGAGCAGTTGGAGCAGTTATTTTCAATAACATTGATACAGGTAATGACCTATCAATGGCGGTAACCTCAAGAGAAGCTCGTTCTATCCCATCTATCTTTATTCCTAAAGCACTTGGTTTGGAATTGGCAGATAAATCAGGCACAGGCACCTACAAGCTAGTGTTTGACAAAAAGAAAGCCATGATGGACAATCCAGAGGGCAATCAGATGTCTGAATTTACCAGCTGGGGCTTGACGGCAGATGGTGAGTTGAAACCGGATGTTACTGCACCGGGTGGAGCTATTTATTCCAGTATCAATGATGGCAAGTATGCTAGCATGAACGGTACGTCCATGGCTTCTCCGCATGTTGCAGGTGCTGTAGCCCTTATTAAAAAAGGATTGATGGAGAGATATCATGGCTTGACAGGACAAGCTCTTCAAGACCGTATCAAGCAAGTCTTGATGTCAACAGCTCGTCCACACTTTGATGCGACTGCCAATGCTTATGTTTCACCAAGACAGCAAGGTTCAGGTTTGATTGATGTTCCAGCGGCTATTGCGACAGACTTGTATGTTTTAGGTAGCGAAGGTTATCCGAGCATTTCACTAGGTAATGTCCAAGACAACTTCAGCTTTGATGTGACGCTCTACAATACATCTGACAAGGCTCAGACTGTTACCTACAAGACACACTTGAATACAGATGCTGTTGAGAACGGTACATTCAGCTTGACGGCACGGGAATTGACACAGGTTGAGGGACAGGAAATTACTGTCGATGCACATTCTAGCAAGACAGTGACTATCTCTTTAGATGCGTCTAGTTATGCAGAGGAACTAGCTCAATTGATGCCAAATGGTTATTATTTGGAAGGTTTTGTTCGCTTCCTAAATAAAGATGATCAAATGGATCTGGTCAGTCTTCCATTCGTTGGTTTCCGAGGGAAATTCCAAGATTTGGCAGTTTTAGAGAAATCGATTTATGATTTTTCTACCGAGGAAGCTCCTTTCTATACAGAAAATGATTTCTCTGTGACAGGTGGTTTGGCAGTAGATGAGAAAAACTTCTACACAGCCTTGTTATCTGGTAAAGCGGAATTTAACCATGAAACAGGTGAATATGGTGTTCAATCTCCATTTATCTTGGGTACTTTTGAAGATGCAGACGGAAATTTCCTCTTGAAAAAAGATGAGAATGGCCAGCCAATCCTCGCTCTTTCTCCAAATGGAGACGGAAACCGAGATGGAATTGTTTTCCGTGGCGTATTCCTTCGTAACTTCCGTAATTTACAAGCGACAGTTTATGCCGCAGAAGATACAGAGCGTAAGACGCCATTATGGCAAGGGGACTCAATCAGCGGGCCGAAGAATTTCTATGCTGGTCGTCCTACTAATCCACGTGCACATTTGATTGAAACATCTGCCTGGGAAGGTAAGGATAAGAACGGTCAAGATTTGCCAGATGGTAAGTATCAATACGTTATTTCATACCTGCCTGAAACATCTGGTGCCAAGGAGCAATTCATTACCTATACCATTGAATTGAATCGTGTTCGCCCTGCTATTACAACGGGTGTTGTGGATATGGAGGCAATGACCTTTAAACCACGTGCTCCGATTGCCTACGGTATGCCGATTTACCGTGAGCGTGTTTACTATGTTATCCATACAAAAGATGAAAATGGGCAACCAGTAGAAATTGAAAATCCAAATAATATTGGTCCAACTGGTCGTCCATTGAAAGAAGTATTGACCCAGCCACGTCGTGTCTATGTACAACCAGATGAAAATGGTGTGTATCAATTGCCGACAGAGGACATCTTAGGTCGTCCACTGGACATTTCTAGCTTCTTCTATGCAGTAGAGGATCAGGCGGGTAACGTTCTAAGTGCCAATTTATCTGAATTTGCAGAAGTGCCAAGCGACCATGGGGTTGTTGTTGTACAGATTATCAATGACCAGACTGATCAAGAATACCCAACTGCCTATAATTATATTATTAGAGATGCAGAAGGAAATCAGCTTGAGTTATTGAAACCAGCTGGTCCGACAAGTAATATTCAACTGCTTCCGTTTGGTACCTACACAGTTGAATTGCATTTGTTCGATAAGGATGAGGTTCGTCTCATTGACGGTGAGCCTCTCATAAAAACATTTACTGTTTCAGAAGAGAATAGTTTAGTTGGTATTGATTTCCGAGTAATTGCTGTAGACCGTTCTCCGGTTCTAGCAGATTTTGGTGGTCTAGTGCCAGAAGGAACTAAAGTATATTTGGTTAATCAGAGCGGAGAAGAGCTTGAGCTTACTCGTGCTCGTTATGCTCCGGAAGTCTTTGAACGTTTGGTTACACATGGGGACTATTCAATCCGCATTGAAGTGCCTACAGGTTATGGTGTGGTAGATGCTCCGACGACTTATAAGGTCGAAGAGGCAGTTCGCAACTATTTGAATCTGATTTTGACAGCCAAGGGAGACATTGAAAATGGAGGAAAATCTCTCACAAATGATGTTCCAGTTCTTCCAGCCTTTGACCTGTCAGCCGATACAGATGGCGATGGCTTCAGCAATCAAGTAGAATTGGAGCAAGGTTCTGATTATACTAATGCAAGTTCAGTTCCAGATGTGACATCAAAGGGTTCTTCCGTCACAAGCCCAGCGCCTTCGGTCTTTGACCTGTCAGCTGATACAGATAGCGATGGCTTCAGCAACCAAGTAGAGTTGGAGCAAGGTTCTGATTATGCAAATGCAGGTTCAGTTCCAGATGTGACATCAAAGGGTTCTTCTGTCACAAGCCCAGTCCTTCCGACCTTTGATTTGACTGCCGATACAGATGGCGATGGCTTTAGTAACCAAGTAGAATTGGAGCAAGGTTCTGATTATGCAAATGCGGCTTCAGTTCCAGTTGTAACAGCCACAGGTGAGCCAGCCTTTCTAGAATTACCAGAAGGTCATTTGAATCTGAATGGTTCTTCCGTAACCGCCCCAGCCCTTCCAATCTTTGACTTGTCAGCTGATACAGATGGCGATGGCTTTAGTAACCAAGTAGAATTGGAGCAAGGTTCTGATTATGCAAATGCAGGTTCAGTTCCAGTTGTAACAGCCACAGGTGAGCCGGCTTATCTAGAATTACCAGAAGGTCATTTGGAACTGACCGGTTCATCTGTAACTGCCCCAGTCCTTCCGACCTTTGATTTGACTGCCGATACAGATGGCGATGGTTTCAGTAATCAAGTAGAGTTGGAGCAAGGTTCTGATTATGCAAATGCAGGTTCAGTTCCAGTTGTAACAGCCACAGGTGAGCCAGCTTATCTAGAATTACCAGAAGGTCATTTGGAACTGACCGGTTCATCTGTGACCACCCCAGCCCTTCTGACATTTGATTTGACTGCCGATACAGATGGTGATGGTTTCAGTAATCAAGTAGAGTTAAAACAAGGCTCTGACTATGCAGATGCTGCTTCAAGACCGGAGAAGAATCTGACACTTCCAGAAGTCATCAAGCCAGTTCCTGTGCCATCAGTAGCAGGAGAACAAGGTTCAGTGAAACAGATTTCTTCTACTAAAACCCTTCCAGCAACGGGAGTTGTAGAAAATATGAGTTTCTATCTTGTGGCTAGCTTGACAAGCCTATCCGCATTTCTTTTATTCAAAAAGAGAGAGGAAGCCTAG
- the rpoE gene encoding DNA-directed RNA polymerase subunit delta → MELNVFAGQEKSELSMIEVARAILEERGRDNEMYFNDLVNEIQNYLEKSNSEIRAALPTFYSDLNVDGSFIPLGENKWGLRSWYAIDEIDEEVITLEEDDEDAPKRKKKRVNAFMDGDEDAIDYGHDDPEDEDDYSDRSTSEYDDENPDDEKDEVESYDSEINEIITDDELDVEQVDLGEVDDDYSDEEPVDE, encoded by the coding sequence TTGGAATTAAACGTATTTGCAGGACAAGAAAAAAGTGAACTTTCCATGATTGAAGTAGCCCGTGCTATTTTGGAAGAACGCGGACGTGACAATGAAATGTACTTCAATGATTTGGTCAATGAAATTCAAAATTACCTTGAAAAATCAAATAGCGAGATTCGAGCAGCCTTGCCAACTTTTTATTCAGATTTGAATGTGGATGGTAGCTTTATTCCGCTCGGTGAAAATAAATGGGGATTACGTTCTTGGTATGCTATTGATGAAATTGATGAAGAAGTGATCACTCTTGAAGAAGATGATGAAGATGCACCGAAACGTAAGAAAAAACGTGTCAATGCCTTTATGGACGGAGATGAAGATGCCATCGATTACGGTCATGATGATCCAGAAGATGAAGACGACTACTCTGACAGATCGACATCTGAATATGATGATGAAAATCCTGATGATGAGAAGGATGAGGTGGAGTCATACGATTCTGAAATCAATGAAATTATCACCGATGATGAATTGGATGTAGAACAGGTTGATTTGGGTGAAGTCGATGATGACTACTCAGATGAAGAGCCTGTAGACGAATAG
- a CDS encoding CTP synthase gives MTKYIFVTGGVVSSIGKGIVAASLGRLLKNRGLKVTIQKFDPYINIDPGTMSPYQHGEVFVTDDGAETDLDLGHYERFIDINLNKYSNVTTGKIYSEVLRKERKGEYLGATVQVIPHITDALKDKIKRAARTTDADVIITEVGGTVGDIESLPFLEALRQMKADVGSENVMYIHTTLLPYLKVAGEMKTKPTQHSVKELRGLGIQPNMLVIRTEQPAGQGIKNKLAQFCDVAPEAVIESLDVEHLYQIPLNMQAQNMDQIVCDHLKLDVPPADMTDWSAMVDKVLNLKKTVKIALVGKYVELQDAYISVVEALKHSGYANDAAIELDWVNANDLTAENVADRLGQAQGIIVPGGFGHRGTEGKIQAIRYARENDVPMLGVCLGMQLTCVEFARHVLGLEGANSFELDPETKYPIIDIMRDQIGVEDLGGTLRLGLYPSKLKRGSKAAAAYDNQEVVQRRHRHRYEFNNDFRQQFEEAGFVFSGVSPDNRLVEIVEIPENKFFVACQYHPELQSRPNRPEGLYTAFVTAAVENEK, from the coding sequence ATGACAAAATATATTTTTGTAACTGGTGGCGTGGTGTCATCGATTGGTAAGGGAATTGTAGCAGCAAGTTTGGGTCGCCTCTTGAAAAACAGAGGCTTAAAAGTCACCATTCAAAAATTCGACCCCTACATCAACATTGACCCAGGAACTATGAGCCCCTACCAACACGGAGAAGTATTTGTAACCGATGATGGTGCAGAAACTGACTTGGACCTCGGTCACTATGAGCGTTTTATCGATATCAACCTCAACAAATACTCCAACGTCACAACTGGTAAAATTTACAGCGAAGTCCTTCGTAAAGAACGCAAAGGAGAGTACCTAGGAGCAACGGTTCAGGTGATTCCACATATCACAGATGCTCTCAAGGACAAAATCAAGCGAGCAGCCCGTACGACAGATGCGGATGTCATCATCACAGAAGTAGGTGGAACTGTCGGAGATATTGAAAGTTTGCCTTTCCTTGAAGCTCTCCGTCAGATGAAGGCAGATGTTGGCTCTGAAAACGTTATGTACATTCATACGACCCTCTTGCCTTATCTCAAAGTGGCAGGAGAAATGAAAACCAAGCCAACCCAACATTCGGTCAAAGAACTGCGTGGACTTGGAATTCAGCCAAATATGTTGGTGATTCGGACAGAACAGCCGGCAGGTCAAGGCATAAAAAATAAATTAGCTCAATTCTGTGATGTAGCGCCAGAAGCGGTGATTGAATCGCTGGACGTTGAACACCTCTATCAAATTCCTCTCAATATGCAGGCGCAAAACATGGACCAGATTGTCTGCGACCACTTGAAACTGGATGTGCCGCCAGCAGATATGACAGATTGGTCAGCCATGGTTGATAAGGTGTTAAATCTCAAGAAGACTGTTAAGATTGCCCTTGTTGGTAAATACGTCGAACTCCAAGATGCCTACATTTCAGTTGTAGAAGCCTTGAAACACTCTGGCTATGCCAACGATGCTGCGATTGAGTTGGATTGGGTTAATGCCAACGACCTGACAGCAGAAAATGTAGCTGACCGCCTTGGACAAGCCCAGGGAATCATCGTACCTGGTGGCTTTGGTCACCGTGGCACAGAAGGAAAAATCCAAGCCATTCGCTATGCGCGTGAAAATGATGTGCCTATGTTGGGGGTATGCTTGGGCATGCAGTTGACCTGTGTGGAATTTGCTCGCCACGTTCTTGGATTAGAAGGAGCCAATAGTTTTGAGCTGGATCCTGAAACCAAGTATCCGATTATCGATATCATGCGTGATCAAATTGGCGTGGAAGATTTGGGTGGAACGCTTCGTTTAGGTTTGTATCCAAGCAAGCTCAAACGTGGTTCAAAAGCTGCGGCAGCCTATGACAATCAAGAAGTTGTCCAACGCCGTCACCGCCACCGATACGAGTTTAACAATGACTTCCGTCAACAATTTGAAGAAGCTGGTTTTGTCTTCTCAGGCGTATCGCCAGACAACCGCCTGGTTGAAATCGTTGAAATTCCTGAGAATAAGTTCTTTGTTGCCTGTCAATATCACCCAGAACTCCAATCTCGACCCAACCGTCCAGAGGGCCTCTATACCGCCTTCGTCACAGCTGCTGTTGAGAATGAAAAGTAA
- a CDS encoding class II fructose-bisphosphate aldolase, which produces MPLVSAEKFVQAARDNGYAVGGFNTNNLEWTQAILRAAEAKQAPVLIQTSMGAAKYMGGYKVARNLIANLIESMNITVPVAIHLDHGHYEDALECIEVGYTSIMFDGSHLPVEENLAKAKEVVELAHAKGISVEAEVGTIGGEEDGIVGTGELAPIEDAVAMVATGIDFLAAGIGNIHGPYPANWEGLDLDHLRKLTEAVPGFPIVLHGGSGIPDEQIQEAIKLGVAKVNVNTECQIAFANATRKFAAAYEANEAEYDKKKLFDPRKFLADGVKAIQASVEERIDVFGSANKA; this is translated from the coding sequence ATGCCATTAGTTTCAGCAGAAAAATTTGTCCAAGCAGCGCGTGACAACGGTTATGCAGTTGGTGGATTTAACACAAACAACCTTGAGTGGACTCAAGCTATCTTGCGTGCAGCAGAAGCAAAACAAGCTCCAGTTCTTATCCAAACTTCTATGGGTGCAGCTAAGTACATGGGTGGCTACAAAGTAGCTCGCAACTTGATCGCTAACTTGATCGAGTCAATGAACATCACTGTTCCAGTTGCGATTCACCTTGACCATGGTCACTACGAAGATGCACTTGAGTGTATCGAAGTTGGTTACACTTCTATCATGTTTGATGGTTCACACCTTCCAGTTGAAGAAAACCTTGCAAAAGCTAAAGAAGTTGTAGAATTGGCTCACGCTAAAGGTATCTCAGTTGAGGCTGAAGTTGGTACTATCGGTGGTGAAGAAGACGGTATCGTTGGTACTGGTGAATTGGCTCCAATCGAAGATGCAGTGGCAATGGTTGCAACTGGTATTGACTTCTTGGCAGCTGGTATCGGTAACATCCACGGTCCATACCCAGCAAACTGGGAAGGTCTTGACCTTGACCACTTGCGTAAATTGACTGAAGCTGTACCAGGTTTCCCAATCGTATTGCACGGTGGTTCTGGTATTCCAGATGAGCAAATCCAAGAAGCAATCAAATTGGGTGTTGCTAAAGTTAACGTTAACACTGAGTGCCAAATCGCATTTGCAAACGCAACTCGTAAATTTGCAGCAGCTTATGAAGCAAACGAAGCAGAATACGACAAGAAAAAACTCTTTGACCCACGTAAATTCTTGGCTGACGGCGTAAAAGCTATCCAAGCATCTGTTGAAGAGCGCATCGACGTATTTGGTTCAGCCAATAAAGCTTAA